A window of Chaetodon auriga isolate fChaAug3 chromosome 2, fChaAug3.hap1, whole genome shotgun sequence contains these coding sequences:
- the sp7 gene encoding transcription factor Sp7 isoform X1, protein MAASILEVGNVIEDARYGSSPLAMLTATCNKFGSTSPVRDSATPGKTGSTTPVKKPYTMTSDLQTAKNGRTADGSGLADSYTGSFTTAGGGGGGLLTPTGSPPPSAGGYTTEYNPFSHSFQTSVSQDPSLLVSKAHATADCLTSVYTSLDMTHPYGSWYKAGIHPGITAAPANATSSWWDVHPNSNWLSATQPQTDGGLQASLQPVAPQASLSPQLPSYSTDFTPLNPAPYPSVGLGSSSHLLQPSQHMLPQDMYKPKPVPSAGLIESPMGLKPARGSGGYSGGSAPTRSSCDCPNCQELERLGASAASLRKKPVHSCHIPGCGKVYGKASHLKAHLRWHTGERPFVCNWLFCGKRFTRSDELERHVRTHTREKKFTCLLCNKRFTRSDHLSKHQKTHADSAMQGKAVAVEGETDPRSEETTELNASAVPTNPVADQITNGDEKTGTPNGVENSSGLLEI, encoded by the exons ATGGCCGCATCTATTCTGGAGGTAGGGAATGTAATT GAAGACGCACGCTATGGCTCCAGTCCTCTGGCTATGTTAACTGCTACCTGTAACAAGTTTGGCAGCACAAGCCCCGTCAGGGATTCAGCTACACCCGGGAAGACCGGCAGCACTACTCCAGTAAAGAAGCCCTACaccatgacctctgaccttcagaCAGCTAAGAACGGGCGGACCGCAGACGGCAGTGGCCTGGCGGACTCCTACACTGGCTCCTTCaccacagctggaggaggaggcggcgggCTGCTTACTCCCACTGGAAGCCCCCCTCCTTCAGCCGGAGGCTACACTACAGAATATAACCCTTTCTCCCACTCATTCCAGACCTCCGTCTCCCAGGACCCGTCTCTTTTAGTGTCCAAGGCCCACGCTACGGCCGACTGCCTCACCAGCGTCTATACCTCGCTGGATATGACACACCCCTACGGCTCCTGGTATAAAGCCGGTATCCACCCTGGCATTACTGCTGCTCCAGCTAATGCCACGTCCTCCTGGTGGGATGTCCACCCCAACTCCAACTGGCTGTCAGCAACCCAGCCCCAGACGGACGGAGGTCTCCAGGCCTCCCTGCAGCCCGTAGCACCCCAGGCCTCCCTCAGCCCACAGCTGCCCAGTTACAGCACCGACTTTACGCCACTCAACCCAGCTCCTTACCCTTCTGTGGGACTGGGCTCCTCCTCACACCTCCTCCAGCCCTCTCAGCACATGCTGCCCCAGGACATGTACAAGCCCAAGCCTGTGCCAAGCGCAGGGCTGATTGAGAGTCCCATGGGCCTAAAGCCTGCTCGGGGATCAGGGGGCTACAGCGGAGGGAGTGCGCCCACCAGGTCTTCATGTGACTGCCCCAACTGccaggagctggagaggctggGGGCCTCGGCCGCATCCCTGCGGAAGAAGCCCGtccacagctgccacatccCAGGCTGTGGGAAGGTGTACGGCAAAGCCTCCCACCTCAAAGCCCACCTGCGCTGGCACACTGGCGAGCGGCCCTTTGTTTGCAACTGGCTGTTCTGCGGGAAGCGTTTCACCCGCTCGGACGAACTGGAGAGGCACGTGCGCACCCACACGCGGGAGAAGAAGTTCACCTGTCTACTGTGCAACAAGCGTTTCACTCGCAGCGACCACCTCTCGAAGCACCAGAAGACCCATGCGGACTCTGCAATGCAGGGGAAAGCTGTAGCTGTAGAGGGAGAAACAGATCCCCGGAGCG
- the sp7 gene encoding transcription factor Sp7 isoform X2 has product MAASILEEDARYGSSPLAMLTATCNKFGSTSPVRDSATPGKTGSTTPVKKPYTMTSDLQTAKNGRTADGSGLADSYTGSFTTAGGGGGGLLTPTGSPPPSAGGYTTEYNPFSHSFQTSVSQDPSLLVSKAHATADCLTSVYTSLDMTHPYGSWYKAGIHPGITAAPANATSSWWDVHPNSNWLSATQPQTDGGLQASLQPVAPQASLSPQLPSYSTDFTPLNPAPYPSVGLGSSSHLLQPSQHMLPQDMYKPKPVPSAGLIESPMGLKPARGSGGYSGGSAPTRSSCDCPNCQELERLGASAASLRKKPVHSCHIPGCGKVYGKASHLKAHLRWHTGERPFVCNWLFCGKRFTRSDELERHVRTHTREKKFTCLLCNKRFTRSDHLSKHQKTHADSAMQGKAVAVEGETDPRSEETTELNASAVPTNPVADQITNGDEKTGTPNGVENSSGLLEI; this is encoded by the exons ATGGCCGCATCTATTCTGGAG GAAGACGCACGCTATGGCTCCAGTCCTCTGGCTATGTTAACTGCTACCTGTAACAAGTTTGGCAGCACAAGCCCCGTCAGGGATTCAGCTACACCCGGGAAGACCGGCAGCACTACTCCAGTAAAGAAGCCCTACaccatgacctctgaccttcagaCAGCTAAGAACGGGCGGACCGCAGACGGCAGTGGCCTGGCGGACTCCTACACTGGCTCCTTCaccacagctggaggaggaggcggcgggCTGCTTACTCCCACTGGAAGCCCCCCTCCTTCAGCCGGAGGCTACACTACAGAATATAACCCTTTCTCCCACTCATTCCAGACCTCCGTCTCCCAGGACCCGTCTCTTTTAGTGTCCAAGGCCCACGCTACGGCCGACTGCCTCACCAGCGTCTATACCTCGCTGGATATGACACACCCCTACGGCTCCTGGTATAAAGCCGGTATCCACCCTGGCATTACTGCTGCTCCAGCTAATGCCACGTCCTCCTGGTGGGATGTCCACCCCAACTCCAACTGGCTGTCAGCAACCCAGCCCCAGACGGACGGAGGTCTCCAGGCCTCCCTGCAGCCCGTAGCACCCCAGGCCTCCCTCAGCCCACAGCTGCCCAGTTACAGCACCGACTTTACGCCACTCAACCCAGCTCCTTACCCTTCTGTGGGACTGGGCTCCTCCTCACACCTCCTCCAGCCCTCTCAGCACATGCTGCCCCAGGACATGTACAAGCCCAAGCCTGTGCCAAGCGCAGGGCTGATTGAGAGTCCCATGGGCCTAAAGCCTGCTCGGGGATCAGGGGGCTACAGCGGAGGGAGTGCGCCCACCAGGTCTTCATGTGACTGCCCCAACTGccaggagctggagaggctggGGGCCTCGGCCGCATCCCTGCGGAAGAAGCCCGtccacagctgccacatccCAGGCTGTGGGAAGGTGTACGGCAAAGCCTCCCACCTCAAAGCCCACCTGCGCTGGCACACTGGCGAGCGGCCCTTTGTTTGCAACTGGCTGTTCTGCGGGAAGCGTTTCACCCGCTCGGACGAACTGGAGAGGCACGTGCGCACCCACACGCGGGAGAAGAAGTTCACCTGTCTACTGTGCAACAAGCGTTTCACTCGCAGCGACCACCTCTCGAAGCACCAGAAGACCCATGCGGACTCTGCAATGCAGGGGAAAGCTGTAGCTGTAGAGGGAGAAACAGATCCCCGGAGCG